A section of the Ciceribacter thiooxidans genome encodes:
- a CDS encoding DUF2163 domain-containing protein, whose product MREISPALAAHLEGDATTLCHCWRVTRRDGVVLGFTDHDEALDFGGTRYRAASGFQASEMREEKGLAAPASEVTGGFSSEAVTEADLAAGRYDGARVEVFKLNWQAPEGALLLKVQEIGEVTRAAGAFTAELRSFAHRLSQETGRIYNRRCDATLGDRRCGVDLSAPGRRAEAVVTAVPARNRLLVSGLEAFADGHFRVGSLTLADGTTALVEESRAVEGGTALSLWLPLSALPAAGEAVTVSVGCDKAFSTCRDTFSNTLNFQGFPHMPGSDFAYSYVSGESLHDGGPLFE is encoded by the coding sequence ATGAGAGAGATTTCGCCGGCTCTTGCCGCCCATCTTGAAGGTGACGCGACGACGCTCTGCCATTGCTGGCGGGTGACGCGGCGCGACGGCGTGGTGCTCGGCTTCACCGACCATGACGAGGCGCTCGACTTCGGCGGCACGCGTTACCGCGCGGCGAGCGGATTTCAGGCGAGCGAGATGCGCGAGGAAAAGGGGTTGGCGGCACCCGCGAGCGAGGTGACCGGCGGCTTTTCGAGCGAGGCGGTGACGGAGGCGGATCTCGCCGCCGGGCGCTATGACGGCGCCCGCGTCGAGGTCTTCAAGCTGAACTGGCAGGCGCCCGAGGGGGCACTGCTCCTGAAGGTCCAGGAGATCGGCGAGGTCACGCGGGCGGCGGGCGCGTTCACCGCCGAACTCCGAAGCTTCGCCCACCGGCTCTCGCAGGAGACGGGACGGATCTACAATCGCCGCTGCGATGCGACCCTCGGCGACCGGCGCTGCGGCGTCGATCTTTCGGCGCCCGGACGGCGGGCGGAGGCCGTGGTGACGGCGGTGCCCGCCCGTAACCGGTTGCTGGTGAGCGGGCTCGAAGCCTTCGCCGACGGGCATTTCCGCGTCGGCAGCCTGACGCTTGCCGACGGGACGACGGCGCTCGTCGAGGAGAGCCGGGCGGTAGAGGGCGGAACGGCGCTGTCGCTCTGGCTGCCGCTTTCGGCGCTGCCCGCGGCGGGAGAGGCGGTGACGGTTTCGGTCGGCTGCGACAAGGCCTTTTCGACCTGTCGAGATACGTTCTCCAACACGCTGAATTTTCAGGGCTTCCCGCACATGCCGGGCAGCGACTTCGCCTATTCCTACGTGAGCGGCGAGAGCCTGCACGACGGCGGGCCGCTGTTCGAATAA
- a CDS encoding DUF3168 domain-containing protein: MAPVNELLQAVHARLSGDVVLTALVGPDGIVDRRRDAAALPCLVTGTVETRAYGTASEDGLECLLDFEAWSATGRREAEEIAARVRALLDDADLALAGARLVSLAHRRTASRRVAATRHYVAEMRFRAVVE, translated from the coding sequence ATGGCGCCGGTCAATGAGCTTTTGCAGGCGGTGCATGCGCGGCTTTCGGGCGACGTGGTGCTGACGGCCCTCGTCGGCCCGGACGGTATCGTCGACCGGCGGCGGGATGCGGCCGCGCTGCCCTGTCTGGTGACGGGGACGGTGGAGACGCGCGCCTACGGCACGGCGAGCGAGGACGGGCTCGAATGCCTCCTCGATTTCGAGGCCTGGTCGGCGACCGGCCGCCGCGAGGCGGAGGAAATCGCCGCCCGGGTGCGGGCGCTCCTCGACGACGCCGATCTCGCGCTTGCCGGCGCGCGGCTCGTCTCGCTTGCCCATCGCCGCACGGCGAGCCGGCGGGTGGCGGCGACACGGCATTACGTGGCGGAGATGCGGTTTCGTGCGGTGGTGGAGTGA
- a CDS encoding HK97 family phage prohead protease, producing MRAYRGQASRGPAYRAPVSLTQKFASLTLAGVTGDGVFSGYASVFGEVDLGHDVVMAGAFGHSLAARGPGGVRMLYQHDPAEPIGAWRVIREDGRGLYVEGELAKGVARAREVHALLKSGALDGLSIGFRTVRAKSDRASGIRRILQADLWEISVVTFPMQPSARVSNVKNARFFRDRETELVRIMRRAARRMAAGNFRSSNVNEG from the coding sequence ATGCGTGCCTATCGCGGGCAGGCCAGTCGCGGCCCGGCCTATCGTGCTCCGGTGTCGCTCACCCAGAAATTCGCGAGCCTGACGCTGGCCGGGGTGACCGGCGACGGCGTCTTTTCCGGCTATGCCAGCGTCTTCGGCGAGGTGGACCTCGGCCATGACGTGGTGATGGCCGGCGCGTTCGGCCACTCGCTTGCCGCGCGCGGGCCGGGCGGCGTGCGGATGCTCTACCAGCACGATCCGGCCGAGCCGATCGGCGCCTGGCGGGTGATCCGTGAGGACGGTCGCGGCCTCTATGTCGAGGGCGAGCTGGCGAAGGGCGTGGCGCGCGCCCGCGAGGTGCATGCGCTCTTGAAGAGCGGCGCCCTCGACGGCCTGTCGATCGGCTTCCGCACGGTGCGGGCAAAGAGCGACCGGGCAAGCGGCATCCGCCGCATTCTCCAGGCCGACCTCTGGGAAATCTCCGTCGTGACCTTTCCGATGCAGCCCTCGGCGCGGGTCTCGAACGTCAAGAACGCGCGGTTCTTCCGCGACCGGGAGACCGAACTCGTCCGCATCATGCGGCGGGCGGCCCGGCGGATGGCGGCCGGCAATTTCAGATCCAGCAACGTCAACGAAGGATGA
- a CDS encoding phage head closure protein codes for MATAAFDPGGLTARLTLEAPVDTPDGQGGTSRTWSAVANLWARIEPVTAAVGEEAGGGRVTITHAIWMRHRSDVAAGMRLVKGARVFVVEMVHDPDESGRYLLCRCREEGR; via the coding sequence ATGGCGACGGCGGCCTTCGACCCCGGCGGGCTGACTGCCCGGCTGACGCTGGAAGCGCCGGTGGACACGCCCGACGGGCAGGGCGGTACAAGCCGCACCTGGAGCGCCGTTGCGAACCTGTGGGCGCGGATCGAGCCGGTCACGGCCGCCGTCGGCGAGGAGGCGGGCGGCGGGCGGGTGACGATCACCCATGCGATCTGGATGCGCCACCGGAGCGATGTCGCGGCGGGCATGCGGCTCGTCAAGGGCGCACGGGTCTTTGTCGTGGAGATGGTGCACGATCCGGACGAGAGCGGCCGCTATCTCCTCTGCCGCTGCCGGGAGGAGGGGCGATGA
- a CDS encoding MFS transporter, with amino-acid sequence MSLSISLRSPRAGLVALLSVTQIVGWGTSFEMPGVLGRPIAAGLGLANEVVFLGLTVMMLTMAAAGPRTGRLIERHGAARVLAAGSALLGLGLLGLSLCLGVIAYFAAWLVLGLGGAFGLSVPTYAAVVEREGANAKRSIAVLMIFTGLSSAVCWPLLGLLEQQYGWRVTLQLAAAFHLVVCLPAHLFLLPQPAARSAAEAAAARAEPLPLAERQARLAFLLIALAITLVTLVSFGVSPSLIRMLELSGASPMLALQLGSLRSVFGITARAVDLVLGRRSSPLATFLAGLGLIVVSTVVLLLFSGAGAAIVFVVLYGFGTGVVTVARALIPLVFFSPDRFARQSARLSLPQNLASAAAPVLMTTVLDRQGLTAVILLCLGLSLAALVALLLLARIASRARRAGHASPLAGEEAISAS; translated from the coding sequence ATGTCCCTTTCCATCTCGCTCCGTTCGCCCCGCGCCGGGCTCGTCGCCCTGCTGTCCGTCACCCAGATCGTCGGCTGGGGCACCAGTTTCGAAATGCCGGGCGTGCTCGGACGTCCGATCGCCGCGGGCCTCGGGCTTGCAAACGAGGTCGTCTTCCTCGGTCTCACCGTGATGATGCTGACCATGGCCGCCGCCGGCCCCCGGACGGGCAGGCTCATCGAGCGCCATGGGGCGGCGCGCGTTCTTGCCGCCGGCTCCGCACTCCTCGGGCTCGGCCTTCTCGGCCTCAGCCTCTGCCTAGGCGTCATCGCCTATTTTGCCGCCTGGCTGGTGCTCGGCCTCGGCGGCGCCTTCGGCCTTTCGGTGCCCACCTATGCCGCCGTCGTCGAGCGGGAGGGCGCGAACGCCAAACGCAGCATCGCCGTGCTGATGATCTTCACCGGCCTCTCGTCCGCCGTCTGCTGGCCGCTTCTCGGCCTCCTCGAACAGCAATACGGCTGGCGGGTCACCCTGCAGCTTGCCGCCGCCTTCCATCTCGTCGTCTGCCTGCCGGCGCATCTCTTCCTGCTGCCGCAGCCGGCCGCCCGCAGCGCCGCCGAGGCCGCCGCCGCACGCGCCGAACCGCTGCCGCTCGCAGAGCGCCAGGCGCGGCTCGCCTTCCTGCTGATCGCGCTTGCGATCACGCTCGTCACCCTCGTCAGCTTCGGGGTCTCGCCGTCGCTGATCCGCATGCTCGAACTCTCCGGTGCCTCGCCGATGCTCGCCCTGCAGCTCGGATCGCTCCGCTCGGTCTTCGGCATCACCGCGCGGGCCGTCGATCTCGTGCTCGGGCGGCGCAGCTCGCCGCTTGCGACCTTCCTCGCCGGCCTCGGCCTGATCGTCGTCTCCACGGTGGTGCTGCTTCTCTTCAGCGGCGCAGGTGCGGCGATCGTCTTCGTCGTCCTCTACGGCTTCGGCACCGGCGTCGTCACCGTCGCCCGGGCGCTGATCCCGCTCGTCTTCTTCTCGCCGGATCGCTTCGCCCGCCAGTCGGCCCGGCTGTCCCTGCCGCAGAATCTCGCGAGCGCCGCAGCCCCGGTGCTGATGACCACCGTCCTCGACCGGCAGGGGCTCACCGCCGTTATCCTTCTCTGCCTCGGGCTTTCCCTCGCGGCCCTCGTCGCCCTCCTGCTGCTCGCCCGCATCGCGAGCCGGGCACGCCGGGCCGGCCACGCCTCTCCCCTCGCGGGAGAGGAAGCGATTTCGGCATCTTAG
- a CDS encoding DUF2460 domain-containing protein has product MAGGFHEVRFPMRLSLSTSGGPERRVDITSLSNGREARNTRWRNSRRRYDAGSGIRSVGDLYSVLAFFEARSGALYGFRFRDPLDHRSGPPGAVITAFDQEIGTGDGETRDFPLWKTYGDAGGEWRRRIEKPVAGTILVGIGGVPAEAGVAWDAGTGIVTFAEAPAAGSRVTAGFEFDVPVRFDIDRIEVNLEAFNAGRIPAIPLVEVLP; this is encoded by the coding sequence ATGGCCGGCGGATTTCACGAGGTGCGCTTCCCGATGCGGCTTTCGCTTTCCACGAGCGGTGGGCCGGAGCGGCGCGTCGACATCACCAGCCTTTCCAACGGGCGCGAGGCGCGGAACACCCGCTGGCGCAATTCGCGACGGCGCTACGACGCCGGCTCCGGCATCCGCTCGGTCGGTGATCTCTATTCGGTGCTCGCCTTCTTCGAGGCGCGCAGCGGTGCGCTCTACGGCTTCCGCTTCCGCGATCCGCTCGACCACCGCTCCGGCCCGCCGGGTGCGGTAATCACGGCCTTCGACCAGGAGATCGGCACGGGCGACGGCGAGACGCGGGATTTCCCGCTTTGGAAGACCTATGGCGATGCCGGCGGGGAATGGCGGCGGCGGATCGAAAAGCCGGTCGCGGGCACTATTCTCGTCGGCATCGGCGGGGTGCCGGCGGAAGCGGGCGTCGCCTGGGATGCGGGGACCGGGATCGTGACCTTTGCCGAGGCGCCGGCGGCGGGTAGCCGCGTGACGGCCGGCTTCGAGTTCGACGTGCCGGTACGCTTCGACATCGACCGGATCGAGGTGAACCTCGAAGCCTTCAATGCCGGGCGCATTCCGGCGATCCCGCTGGTCGAGGTGCTGCCATGA
- a CDS encoding DUF6107 family protein — protein MTDWSQDGAQFTAKVLGALAGSAISLVYMLPKGRQEAAGRFLTGLACGLIFGDPAGLWLAQKLDLLANLSPEDIVLAGATAASLLAWWSLGLLVRFLDRGGRPSG, from the coding sequence ATGACCGACTGGAGCCAGGACGGTGCGCAATTCACCGCGAAGGTGCTCGGCGCCTTAGCCGGGTCGGCGATCTCGCTCGTCTACATGCTGCCGAAGGGCAGGCAGGAGGCGGCCGGCCGTTTCTTGACCGGGCTCGCCTGCGGGCTGATCTTCGGCGATCCCGCGGGCCTGTGGCTCGCCCAGAAACTCGACCTGCTGGCGAACCTTTCGCCGGAGGATATCGTGCTTGCCGGCGCAACCGCCGCGAGCCTTCTCGCCTGGTGGAGCCTCGGCCTGCTGGTGCGCTTCCTCGACCGCGGCGGCCGCCCGAGCGGGTGA
- a CDS encoding NlpC/P60 family protein: protein MSQITGAALACAEGWIGTPYRHQASLCGVGCDCLGLVRGVWRELYGCEPEVPPPYAPDWAERSGEDRLTAAAERHFQRVADLGKAVPGDLLLFRFRPQFSAKHAGILGAGGRFIHAYEQAGVVRSPLVPAWVRRIAGIYRFPER, encoded by the coding sequence ATGTCTCAGATCACCGGGGCGGCGCTCGCCTGCGCCGAGGGCTGGATCGGCACGCCCTACCGGCACCAGGCGTCGCTCTGCGGTGTCGGCTGCGACTGCCTCGGGCTGGTTCGCGGGGTGTGGCGCGAGCTCTACGGCTGCGAGCCGGAGGTGCCGCCGCCCTACGCGCCCGACTGGGCGGAGCGGAGCGGCGAGGACCGGCTGACGGCGGCCGCCGAACGGCATTTCCAGCGCGTGGCCGACCTCGGCAAGGCGGTGCCGGGTGACCTCCTGCTCTTCCGCTTCCGGCCGCAGTTTTCGGCAAAACATGCCGGCATTCTCGGCGCCGGGGGACGGTTCATCCACGCCTACGAACAGGCGGGCGTCGTGCGCTCGCCGCTTGTGCCTGCATGGGTGCGGCGGATCGCCGGCATCTATCGTTTTCCGGAAAGGTGA
- a CDS encoding Dabb family protein — MIRHIVLFTVPKHEDLDAVLDGLSILTGIPAATRLEIATNMKADRFDDGIDVVVYGEFEDEAALAAYHAHPLYQTSIERVKPLRGRRFAADYDRTAAITAPRA; from the coding sequence GTGATCCGCCATATCGTCCTCTTCACCGTGCCGAAGCACGAAGACCTCGACGCCGTGCTCGACGGCCTGTCGATCCTGACCGGCATTCCGGCGGCGACGCGGCTGGAGATCGCGACCAACATGAAAGCCGACCGCTTCGACGACGGCATTGACGTCGTGGTCTACGGCGAGTTCGAGGACGAGGCCGCACTCGCCGCCTACCACGCCCATCCGCTTTACCAGACCTCGATCGAGAGGGTGAAGCCGCTGCGCGGGAGGCGTTTTGCGGCGGATTATGATAGGACGGCAGCGATCACCGCGCCGCGGGCGTAG
- a CDS encoding alpha/beta fold hydrolase yields the protein MSGTGNPIQILFIQGGGEGTHDAWDDKLVASLQAALGPGYEVLYPRMPDEDDPGFRTWSTAIAAEIARLAPGAILVGHSVGGTIAIHTLAKRPALLRDLAAVFLLAAPYVGDGGWPSDEIDVAPGWASGLSAVPVILYKGDADDTTPMAHADLYARDIPHAKLRRLNGRDHQFNNDLTDIAGDIRQA from the coding sequence ATGAGCGGAACCGGCAACCCCATCCAGATCCTCTTCATCCAGGGCGGCGGCGAAGGAACGCATGACGCCTGGGACGACAAGCTCGTCGCCAGCCTGCAGGCCGCACTCGGCCCCGGCTATGAGGTGCTCTATCCGCGCATGCCCGACGAGGACGACCCAGGTTTCCGGACATGGAGCACCGCCATTGCGGCGGAGATCGCCCGGCTGGCCCCGGGCGCCATTCTCGTCGGCCATTCTGTCGGCGGCACGATCGCGATCCACACCCTTGCAAAACGGCCCGCACTGCTGCGAGACCTCGCCGCCGTCTTCCTGCTCGCCGCGCCCTATGTCGGCGACGGCGGCTGGCCGAGCGACGAGATCGACGTCGCTCCGGGCTGGGCCTCGGGCCTCTCGGCCGTCCCCGTCATCCTCTATAAGGGAGATGCCGACGACACGACGCCCATGGCCCATGCGGACCTCTACGCCCGGGACATCCCGCATGCCAAACTGCGCCGGCTGAACGGCCGCGATCACCAGTTCAACAACGACCTGACCGACATCGCCGGCGACATCCGTCAGGCCTAG
- a CDS encoding MmcQ/YjbR family DNA-binding protein: MTEDEVATLALALPEAEESAHFGKRDFRFRNKVFATLPRPGELVLKLTPDRQALAVAAAPGLLFPVPGAWGLKGWTVLRYADAAPADVEDLLRAAWETVARKRPRG, from the coding sequence ATGACCGAGGACGAGGTTGCCACTCTTGCGCTGGCGCTGCCGGAGGCGGAGGAGAGCGCCCATTTCGGCAAGCGCGATTTCCGCTTTCGGAACAAGGTCTTCGCCACTTTGCCACGGCCGGGCGAGCTGGTGCTGAAGCTTACCCCCGACCGGCAGGCGCTCGCCGTCGCCGCCGCACCCGGCCTGCTTTTTCCGGTTCCCGGCGCCTGGGGTCTCAAGGGCTGGACGGTGCTGCGCTACGCGGACGCCGCCCCGGCGGACGTCGAAGACCTGCTGCGCGCGGCATGGGAGACGGTCGCCCGCAAACGCCCGCGCGGCTGA
- a CDS encoding DNA-packaging protein gives MAGPQSVEGIVADPDVGAVIERLALCDPAVLKRIGRSWEFTGRPEQKPPDGDWRSWLVIGGRGSGKTRTGAEWVHALALGAGPRSDLRIALVAETLGDAREVMVDGASGIWRIARRMRPEVEISRRRLVWPNGAIAQFFSSEDPESLRGPQFHFAWCDELAKWKYPDETYDMLQFALRLGTAPRELVTTTPRPLPLLKRLIAAKGTRVSRLSTADNATNLAPGFIAALQERYGGTRLGRQELDGELIEDREDALWKRERIEALTVKLTGPLRRIVVAVDPPAGTGRESCCGIVVAGLEENGRAAVLADCSVEAASPAQWAQAVVRAYRRFEADRVVAEANQGGEMVAAVLRSIDAGLPLTLVRATRGKYLRAEPVAALYEQGRVVHAGRFAALEDQMCDFGPDGLSSGRSPDRLDALVWALTALLLERAGEPRVRGI, from the coding sequence ATGGCTGGACCGCAGTCCGTGGAAGGCATCGTCGCCGATCCCGATGTCGGCGCCGTCATCGAGCGGCTGGCGCTCTGCGATCCGGCGGTGCTGAAGAGGATCGGCCGGAGCTGGGAATTCACCGGCCGGCCGGAGCAGAAGCCGCCGGACGGCGACTGGCGCTCCTGGCTGGTGATCGGCGGGCGCGGCTCGGGCAAGACCCGCACCGGCGCGGAATGGGTGCATGCGCTGGCGCTCGGCGCCGGCCCGCGTTCCGATCTGCGCATCGCGCTCGTCGCCGAAACGCTGGGCGACGCCCGCGAGGTGATGGTCGACGGGGCGTCGGGCATCTGGCGGATCGCCCGGCGGATGCGGCCGGAGGTGGAAATCTCGCGCCGCCGGCTCGTCTGGCCGAACGGGGCGATCGCGCAATTCTTCTCCTCCGAGGACCCGGAGAGCCTGCGCGGGCCGCAGTTTCATTTCGCCTGGTGCGACGAGCTGGCGAAATGGAAATATCCCGACGAGACCTACGACATGCTGCAGTTTGCGCTGCGGCTCGGCACCGCGCCGCGGGAGCTGGTGACCACGACGCCGCGGCCGCTGCCGCTGCTGAAACGGCTGATCGCCGCGAAGGGGACGCGGGTGAGCCGGCTTTCGACGGCGGACAATGCGACGAATCTCGCGCCGGGCTTCATCGCCGCACTTCAGGAGCGCTACGGCGGCACGCGGCTCGGCCGGCAGGAACTCGACGGCGAGCTGATCGAGGACCGCGAGGACGCGCTGTGGAAACGCGAGCGGATTGAGGCGCTGACGGTGAAGCTGACGGGTCCGCTGCGACGGATCGTCGTGGCGGTCGATCCGCCGGCGGGCACGGGGCGCGAGAGCTGCTGCGGGATCGTGGTGGCCGGGCTCGAGGAGAACGGCCGCGCCGCAGTGCTCGCCGATTGTTCGGTGGAGGCGGCAAGCCCGGCGCAATGGGCGCAGGCGGTGGTGCGCGCCTACCGGCGCTTCGAGGCGGACCGGGTGGTGGCGGAGGCGAACCAGGGCGGAGAGATGGTGGCGGCGGTGCTGCGCAGCATCGATGCCGGCCTGCCGCTGACGCTGGTGCGCGCGACGCGAGGCAAGTATCTGAGGGCCGAGCCGGTGGCAGCCCTCTACGAGCAGGGAAGGGTGGTGCACGCCGGCCGGTTTGCCGCACTCGAAGACCAGATGTGCGATTTCGGCCCCGACGGGCTCTCGTCAGGCCGTTCGCCGGACCGGCTGGACGCGCTGGTCTGGGCGCTGACGGCGCTCCTCCTGGAACGCGCGGGCGAACCGCGCGTCAGGGGAATCTAG
- a CDS encoding rcc01693 family protein, which produces MHAGLGLLRLDPDDFWRLSPREFAAMTGAFAPAAPRLARAGLETLMQAFPDG; this is translated from the coding sequence ATGCATGCCGGCCTCGGCCTCCTGCGGCTCGACCCCGACGATTTTTGGCGGCTCTCGCCCCGGGAGTTCGCCGCGATGACCGGCGCCTTCGCGCCGGCTGCTCCCCGGCTCGCGCGCGCCGGGCTGGAGACACTGATGCAGGCGTTTCCGGACGGGTGA
- a CDS encoding phage major capsid protein, producing MSENQANGTGAAEEGGVPVRAAPEVKAVPDTVSAAFEDFMQAFEAFKEANDERLSEVERKLTADTVTRDKVERINRAMDEQGRLLNQLVIKKLRPPLERTGGSTAGGMGGAEAAFESYIRRGDETGLRELEAKALSAGVPGDGGYLVPPETDTEIGRRLASVSPIRALATVRQVSGAVLKKPFAPAGMASGWVAETAARPQTATPELAELTFPTMELYAMPAATQGLLDDAAVDIEAWISGEVDVAFAEQEGAAFVSGDGVNRPKGFLSYATVAEANWAWGSLGHVGTGVAGGFAASGASDVLISAIYALKAGHRQNAHFVMNRKTQGEIRKFKDADGNYLWQPPAAAGQAAALMGFPVTEAEDMPDIAADALSIAFGDFRAGYLVVDRTGVRILRDPYSAKPYVLFYTTKRVGGGVQNFEAIKLVKFG from the coding sequence ATGAGCGAGAACCAGGCGAACGGGACGGGTGCGGCGGAAGAGGGCGGCGTGCCGGTGCGCGCGGCCCCGGAGGTGAAGGCGGTGCCGGACACGGTCTCGGCGGCCTTCGAGGATTTCATGCAGGCCTTCGAGGCCTTCAAGGAGGCGAACGACGAGCGGCTTTCCGAGGTCGAGCGCAAGCTCACCGCCGACACGGTGACCCGCGACAAGGTGGAGCGCATCAACCGCGCGATGGACGAACAGGGCCGGCTTCTCAACCAGCTCGTGATCAAGAAGCTGCGCCCGCCGCTCGAACGGACGGGCGGCAGTACGGCCGGCGGCATGGGTGGCGCGGAGGCGGCCTTCGAGAGCTATATCCGCCGCGGCGACGAGACGGGGCTGCGCGAGCTGGAGGCCAAGGCGCTTTCGGCCGGCGTGCCGGGGGACGGCGGCTATCTGGTGCCGCCGGAGACCGATACCGAGATCGGCCGTCGGCTTGCCTCCGTCTCGCCGATCCGGGCGCTCGCGACCGTGCGGCAGGTCTCCGGCGCGGTGCTGAAGAAGCCGTTCGCGCCGGCGGGCATGGCCTCCGGCTGGGTGGCGGAGACGGCGGCACGGCCGCAGACGGCGACCCCGGAGCTCGCCGAGCTCACCTTCCCGACCATGGAGCTCTATGCCATGCCGGCGGCGACGCAAGGCCTGCTCGATGACGCCGCGGTCGACATCGAGGCGTGGATCTCCGGCGAGGTGGACGTGGCCTTTGCCGAGCAGGAGGGCGCGGCCTTCGTTTCCGGCGACGGGGTGAACCGACCGAAGGGGTTCTTAAGCTATGCGACCGTCGCGGAGGCGAACTGGGCCTGGGGCAGCCTCGGCCATGTCGGAACCGGGGTGGCGGGCGGCTTTGCCGCGAGCGGCGCCTCGGACGTGTTGATCTCGGCGATCTACGCGCTGAAGGCCGGCCACCGGCAGAACGCCCATTTCGTGATGAACCGCAAGACGCAGGGCGAGATCCGCAAGTTCAAGGATGCCGACGGCAACTATCTCTGGCAGCCGCCGGCGGCGGCCGGCCAGGCGGCGGCGCTGATGGGCTTTCCGGTGACGGAGGCCGAGGACATGCCGGACATCGCCGCCGACGCGCTGTCGATCGCCTTCGGCGACTTCCGCGCCGGCTACCTCGTCGTCGACCGCACCGGCGTGCGCATCCTGCGCGACCCCTATTCGGCCAAGCCCTACGTGCTCTTCTACACGACCAAGCGCGTCGGCGGCGGGGTGCAGAACTTCGAGGCGATCAAGCTGGTGAAGTTCGGATGA
- a CDS encoding phage major tail protein, TP901-1 family, whose product MVAQKGKDLLLKVHDGGGYATVAGLRSKKLAFNAETVDVTDAESAGHWRELLGGAGVQRASLSGSGLFKDQSSDALVRAAFFDGTMLSWQVVIPDFGTVSGPFQITALEYAGAHDGELTFDLALESAGQLAFGAL is encoded by the coding sequence ATGGTGGCGCAGAAGGGCAAGGACCTGCTGTTGAAGGTCCATGACGGTGGCGGATATGCGACCGTTGCGGGGTTGCGGTCGAAGAAGCTCGCCTTCAACGCCGAGACCGTCGATGTGACCGATGCCGAGAGTGCCGGGCACTGGCGCGAGCTGCTCGGGGGCGCGGGCGTGCAGAGGGCGTCGCTGTCGGGCAGCGGGCTCTTCAAGGACCAGAGCTCGGATGCGCTGGTGCGGGCGGCGTTCTTCGACGGGACGATGCTTTCCTGGCAGGTGGTGATCCCCGATTTCGGCACGGTTTCCGGCCCCTTCCAGATCACCGCGCTCGAATATGCCGGCGCCCATGACGGGGAGCTGACCTTCGACCTCGCGCTCGAATCGGCGGGACAACTCGCCTTCGGGGCGCTCTGA
- a CDS encoding phage tail tape measure protein codes for MDEETVTFGLSLDASAAIGVLDDLERRSQGFGAALTGALKSATLGGKGLENTLRAVGERLAGVALSAGLKPLDTLVSSLTAGLPGGLGSLFAFADGGVPGRVTPFAAGGVVSAPTYFPMGGDLGLMGEAGTEAVLPLKRGADGTLGVSGGGGTTQIVFNVTASDAESFRKSEGQVTAMLARSVARGRRNL; via the coding sequence ATGGATGAGGAAACGGTGACCTTCGGGCTTTCGCTCGATGCTTCCGCGGCGATCGGCGTGCTGGACGATCTGGAGCGGCGCTCGCAGGGGTTCGGCGCGGCGCTGACCGGGGCCCTGAAGAGCGCCACGCTCGGCGGCAAGGGGCTCGAGAATACGCTCAGGGCCGTCGGCGAACGGCTGGCGGGTGTTGCGCTTTCGGCGGGGTTGAAGCCGCTCGACACGCTCGTCTCGTCGCTGACGGCGGGGCTCCCAGGCGGGCTCGGCTCGCTCTTCGCCTTCGCCGACGGCGGCGTGCCGGGGCGGGTGACGCCCTTTGCCGCGGGCGGGGTGGTCTCGGCGCCGACCTATTTTCCGATGGGCGGCGACCTCGGCCTGATGGGCGAGGCGGGCACGGAGGCGGTGCTGCCGCTGAAGCGCGGGGCCGACGGCACGCTCGGCGTTTCGGGCGGCGGCGGCACGACGCAGATCGTCTTCAACGTGACGGCGAGCGACGCCGAGAGTTTTCGCAAGAGCGAGGGACAGGTGACCGCCATGCTGGCGCGCAGTGTGGCGCGCGGCCGGCGGAACCTCTGA
- a CDS encoding head-tail connector protein, translated as MTYALITPPAAEPLTLVEVKAHLRLDGPDEDGLLAGLVTVAREHLERQTGLMLITQTHRLYRDDWPAGGVIQIDRGPVQAVENVTVYDGDGNPLQVSLQDHLLDGESRPARLWLRDPPAPGRAMNGIEIDFRAGFGDTGADVPDTLKRAMLMHVALMFSYRGAVAPADQPAAIPAGYDRLVAPFARRRL; from the coding sequence ATGACCTATGCCCTGATCACGCCGCCGGCGGCGGAGCCGTTGACGCTTGTCGAGGTGAAGGCGCATCTGCGCCTCGACGGTCCCGACGAGGACGGACTGCTTGCCGGCCTCGTGACGGTGGCGCGCGAGCATCTCGAACGCCAGACCGGCCTGATGCTGATCACGCAGACGCACCGGCTCTACCGCGACGACTGGCCGGCGGGCGGCGTGATTCAGATTGACAGGGGCCCGGTGCAAGCCGTTGAAAACGTGACCGTCTATGACGGCGACGGAAACCCGCTTCAGGTATCGCTTCAAGACCACCTGCTCGACGGCGAGAGCCGGCCGGCGCGGCTCTGGCTGCGCGACCCGCCGGCGCCCGGACGGGCGATGAACGGCATCGAGATCGATTTTCGCGCCGGCTTCGGCGACACCGGGGCGGACGTGCCGGATACGCTGAAGCGCGCCATGCTGATGCATGTGGCGCTGATGTTTTCCTATCGCGGCGCCGTCGCGCCGGCCGACCAGCCGGCGGCGATCCCGGCCGGTTACGACCGGCTGGTGGCGCCATTCGCCCGGCGGAGGCTCTGA